Proteins encoded in a region of the Enoplosus armatus isolate fEnoArm2 chromosome 16, fEnoArm2.hap1, whole genome shotgun sequence genome:
- the tnfrsf11b gene encoding tumor necrosis factor receptor superfamily member 6B — protein MRIVSLFPVLLLSLRASLVDGVASSSLTFKDKDPITGKPVECDRCPPGTYLSARCTSMLKSECSPCPPGSFTELWNYIGKCLRCGVCGQNQVVKTACSADSDCQCECKRGYYYKKKYDMCLRHSACPPGQEVLTPGTPDEDTVCHVCPNGTYSDTVSADQNCTEHRSCDAAGQHLVLKGSTWHDSVCASCEELKSREGADYFREILPAFFVHHKMPLRRLRQIVHKLPSEGGRRQGGTSGLNVSDLRARINTWVASAPAQQIRQLPAALTKTGASGAGERLQNKLQRIDSHLNELCPLGNEVDVVLTSE, from the exons ATG aGGATTGTATCACTCTTcccggtgctgctgctgtcattgcGCGCCTCGCTGGTGGACGGCGTCGCCTCGTCGTCTCTGACCTTCAAAGACAAGGACCCGATCACCGGCAAGCCGGTGGAATGCGACCGCTGCCCCCCCGGGACCTACCTGAGCGCACGCTGCACGTCGATGCTCAAGAGCGAGTGCTCGCCGTGTCCGCCGGGCTCGTTCACGGAGCTGTGGAACTACATCGGCAAGTGCCTCCGCTGCGGGGTGTGCGGCCAGAACCAGGTGGTGAAGACGGCGTGCAGCGCGGACAGCGACTGCCAGTGCGAGTGCAAACGGGGATATTACTACAAGAAGAAGTACGACATGTGCCTCCGCCACAGCGCGTGTCCGCCCGGACAAGAGGTGCTGACTCCAG GTACACCTGATGAGGACACAGTGTGCCACGTTTGTCCCAACGGCACCTACTCCGACACCGTCTCTGCTGACCAGAACTGCACCGAGCACAGAAGCTGCGATGCTGCAGGACAGCATCTGGTGCTGAAGGGCTCCACCTGGCACGACAGCGTGTGCGCGAGCTGCGAAGAGCTCAAATCAAGAG aAGGGGCCGACTACTTCAGAGAAATTCTTCCGGCTTTCTTTGTTCACCACAAAATGCCCCTCAGACGACTGCGTCAGATCGTGCACAAGCTCCCGTCTGAGGGTGGCAGAAGACAGGGAGGAACTTCAGGTCTTAACGTCTCAGATCTTCGTGCAAGGATCAACACTTGGGTCGCTTCTGCCCCGGCGCAGCAGATTCGGCAGCTTCCGGCGGCACTGACAAAAACAGGAGCCAGCGGCGCTGGTGAGAGACTACAGAACAAGCTGCAGAGAATCGACTCTCATCTGAATGAGCTGTGTCCTTTGGGGAACGAGGTGGATGTAGTTTTAACGTCAGAGTAG